Within Desulfobacter sp., the genomic segment CCCCTTCAACCACGGCCTGGGGATCCCCCACAAAGGTATAGACCGTCCGGTTGGTGGATCGCCCCGGATCCACGTCCAGCAAACTGCATCCCTTGGTATTTCGAACCGCCTGGGCAATGGCTTCAATGGTTTCTTTATTCCGCCCCTCGGAAAAATTGGGGACGCATTCGACGATTTTCTTCATGTTCCGCCCTCTCTTTTACGGTTAAATATGGATATGATTTTCCATCTCATATCACAAACCCGGGAGCTTGTATATACATGTATATTCTTTTAGGGCAGCCTATTTAAAAAATCCGGGACAGCCGGTCTGACCGGCATGTTTCTTTGTGAACGGGTACTCTCTGCACACCCTGGGCTTCACCTCCTGAATGGTGCAGAAAAAAGAGGCGCTCCCCGGCCAGGTGCCGAGAAAGGGGCAGGAGTCTGCTCTTTCCCCGGTCCGGGGGTCCACCCAGATCCGGTATGCCCTCTTGCCGCCGGGCCCGGCCTCTTCCCTCACCCATTCGAGGATATCGTGCCGTCCAAGGGTTTTCCATGCTTCAACATCTTTGGCCGTGCAGACCGTGTCCAGCTGCGTGCAGCAATTGCCGCAGCCCTTGCAGGCAAACCCTTTCATCTGGTTTTCAATCCACACCCCGGTCCGGCCGCCGTCCGTCCCCGGCCCGGCCGCCACTTCAAACACCAGTTCGGCGATCCAGGCCAGCATCTTTTCATCCGGATCCGCAGTTTCAAGGATATGAATCAGGTAGAACCCCAGTGCCGTATCCCCCACCGGGGTATATCCGCCGCCCCTGCGAACCCATGCCTGCTCTTCTCCCCCAGCCGCCCCGGTTTTAAAATCCGTTCCAAGTACCAGCGGGGCGATCCTGCGAAAAAGTTCAGGCTGGGGGCCGTACTGCCCGAAATCGGCAGCCACGGCATCTACGACCTGTGCCCGGGTCAAAAAGGTCTTCAATTCATTGGGCATACGAAACGACCTCTTTAAAAGATAAATATTGATTGGCGCTAGAAATTACTGCTTCAACATAAAACAAAGGCAGCAGAAGATCCAATATTTTTTCTTTTCACCAAACGGTTGAATTCCGTGGAATAATGCGTCATGATTGCCCCAGAATCGGAAAACATCTTTATCTTTCCACTCTTCATCAAAGGGAGATCATCATGATAAAAGGACTCCATATCATCCTAACCTATACCTGCACATTTGCCTGCGACCATTGTTTTCTTTTCTGCAGCCCCGAACGAGCCGGCGTATTTACCTTGAAACAGCTGGACCATCTCATCAGGGCAGCGGCAGATCTGGGCGGCATTCGCTCCATCAGTTTTGAAGGGGGAGAACCCTTTCTCTATTACGGCCTTCTTTGCGAAGGCATCAGGCAGGTCACAAAGGCCGGGTTTGATACGGCGGTGGAAACCAATTGCTATTGGGCAACAGGGGTAGAAGATGCCAAACTATGGCTTGGCCCGCTGCAAGAGGCGGGCTTGACCACGATAGAACCGGGGGACGACAGCTTCCATCACGACGGTGCGGGCGAAACGCCGGCCCAAGTGGCCTCACAAGCCGCCCGTGAACTTGGAATGACCGCCAACACAATATGTATTGAGCCCCCATCATTGGCCCGCCCAAATGACCAGGCCAAAGGGGAACCTGTATATGCCGGGGGGCCGAAGCTCAGGGGGCGGGCAGTGGAAAAACTGGTAAAGGATCTGCCGGACAGGCCATGGGAGGGACTCACGGAATGCAAAATGGAGAATCTCAGAAATCCTGGCCGCGTTCATATTGATCCCTTCGGCAATGTCCTTGTCTGCCAGGGGCTGAGCATTGGCAATTACCTCGACACCTCCCTGGCCGAGGTATTGAACAATTACGATCCCGATAACCACCCGGTATGCGGACCGCTGCTCAAGGGCGGCCCCGCGGCCCTGGCCGAACAATACCGGCTCCCCCATGGCGGCCGGTATGTGGATGAATGCCATTTCTGCACGGAGCTGTGCACATCCCTTGCGGACCGGTTCCCCAAATATCTAACCCCCCGTCAAACCTACGGGCTCCAATGATTTCCCAGGTATTTCATGTAAAAGTCATTCTGCCCTGTGCCGCTGGGCAATATTAGCCGGGCAGTCGGTATAAATACACCGGGGACATTCGTTCCGGCGCACCGAAGCGCCAAAGACGATGACGGACAATAGATAGACGATAAACAGCCCCGGTTCCTGCACCAGCCAGTAAACAGGGTAAAGCAGCACCAGTACCGGGCCGCCAACGGAGAGGATTTTTTCCCGGAGACTGAGGGAGCCGGGCCGCTGACTGAAAAATTTGGGAAATCTCCAGAAGAATATGCAGTTCAGCCGCTTTTCATCCCTGCAGTAATGGGGGCAATGGGTACAGAAAAACCGCAGCACCACCGGTATTGATACCGCGATGACCATAAAAAAGATCACGGCGCCTGCCAGGGACTTATCCAGAACGGCAACCATACCCGTTGTGAAAGGAATGGCCAGAAGCCCGATATAATAGAGAAAATCTGGAAAAGTGTACCGGTATTTCAACGAACATTTTTCATCTGCCATTTTGGGACTCCCTTTCAATAAAGGTTGGTTGGACCGATGCCTTTGGAACACGCCGTTTGCGGAACAGGCGTATCCTTCTTAAACCATTGGCCAATACACCTGTCAAGGCCTGTTTCGCCGCGTCGGGCTTAAGGGGGGGGCCTGAAAAACCGGTCACCGAATTCCCACGGCCTGTGCAGATTTCATCCGGTGAAATCACCGGTTGACACCGGCGCTGTTTGATTATAATTTTTTTCGTGGTACTTTTTCCAAAAGGATGACGCATATTATGAAAATTGAAACCGACTTTTATACATTTGAGCCATTTCATAACCTCTTATATGTAAAATCATATAAATCCTGGGACGAGAGGGTGGTTGAGAATTTTATCAATCACGGTCAACAGGTTGCCCTAGAAGCCTACAATAAAAAAAACTGGGCCATTCTGCACGATGGCAGAGAATGGGAGTTGGGGACGCCCGCCATTGAATCAATGATGATAAAGATGCTGAATAACCCTGTGACGAAGACACTGACGCATCATGCCTATGTGACAGGCCCCTCAGAAATGAAACAATGGCAGGTCAAAAAGGTATTCGATAATATCACCCGCCATGAAGCAAAAATTTTTCAGAACCTTGCCGATGCAGAGAAATGGCTCTCCTCTTTTGGATACACCAAAACGCAGAACTAGACTTTTGACTATTTTCTTGGCTGCTGTAAGAATGTGTTCCGGGGGATTGAAAGCATAAAGAAGCAATCAATCCCCCGGTTGTTTCACAAAGCGCCCTGTGGCAGCAATTCACCTAAACCGGGCACAATCCATTGTTACGATACGTTTATTCCCGCCAATGCCGGGGCTGGTTAAGGACATTTGAGCATCTGACCCTTCCCCCGGCCCTGCCGGTCATTCCGGCGGAAAGTTCAATGACCATCCAGGCACCGGCATGCTCCTCTGGGATGGGATAAGGGGCCTCATATCCCTGCGCGCCTGCCGGAGTGAATCCTGAACGGGGATAATAATCAGGATGCCCCAAAACAAAAACGAGATCCACTCCTGATTGTTTCAATCGATTGAATCCCGCCTCAATCAGCAGGCCGCCAATGCCGGTTTTCTGAACTTCAGGCAGAACGGCAAGTGGGGCCAGTATCCGGGCGGATACAGGGACAGGGCTTTGTGCCACATCAACCTTTGTAAAAAGCACATGC encodes:
- a CDS encoding YkgJ family cysteine cluster protein, with product MPNELKTFLTRAQVVDAVAADFGQYGPQPELFRRIAPLVLGTDFKTGAAGGEEQAWVRRGGGYTPVGDTALGFYLIHILETADPDEKMLAWIAELVFEVAAGPGTDGGRTGVWIENQMKGFACKGCGNCCTQLDTVCTAKDVEAWKTLGRHDILEWVREEAGPGGKRAYRIWVDPRTGERADSCPFLGTWPGSASFFCTIQEVKPRVCREYPFTKKHAGQTGCPGFFK
- a CDS encoding 4Fe-4S cluster-binding domain-containing protein; protein product: MIKGLHIILTYTCTFACDHCFLFCSPERAGVFTLKQLDHLIRAAADLGGIRSISFEGGEPFLYYGLLCEGIRQVTKAGFDTAVETNCYWATGVEDAKLWLGPLQEAGLTTIEPGDDSFHHDGAGETPAQVASQAARELGMTANTICIEPPSLARPNDQAKGEPVYAGGPKLRGRAVEKLVKDLPDRPWEGLTECKMENLRNPGRVHIDPFGNVLVCQGLSIGNYLDTSLAEVLNNYDPDNHPVCGPLLKGGPAALAEQYRLPHGGRYVDECHFCTELCTSLADRFPKYLTPRQTYGLQ
- a CDS encoding N-acetyltransferase; this translates as MKIRNSYASDRQEIERIHTMAFGKEKGPEIAELVNGLFGDNTAAPLLSLVAVEDNKLVGHVLFTKVDVAQSPVPVSARILAPLAVLPEVQKTGIGGLLIEAGFNRLKQSGVDLVFVLGHPDYYPRSGFTPAGAQGYEAPYPIPEEHAGAWMVIELSAGMTGRAGGRVRCSNVLNQPRHWRE